CGTTCCAGGCTTAgccaactaactcggagttaacagTACAGTTTAACCCTGTATAAACAGTTAAATCCAATTTACAGGCATATGCtgattttaataataagttAAGAATTAGACCCATATTTAATCCAGATCTATTCTTAACCTactattaaaatcaaaatacctaCGCCTGTTAATTGGCTAACCCTAAGGTATCGTAATGTTACCTATTAAAGAGCTCTTACAATTCGGATATTTTAACATGTTTTcattatgtatacatataaatatatgtacgtAGCCCATTAGGGAGAACGATTCTACAgccatattaaattaatataatccaATTAATAAAATCAAGAACAGTTTTACCCCCACGGATGTTGTAGTAACCTGAAGATTCGGATCGGAACGGATGAAGTTTTTGACTTATAACTACCTAACATTTAATAGGCAAGTTTAGGGCCAGGTTGTCAGACTACCGACTTAAAGCGTTTACGAAAAGTAGTAACACATAAAGATCGGCTTTATTGCACATTATTCTCAGTATTATCTTGCTGGCATGTACACGCTTTAGTCGCCAGGATCGTGGTTTAAAAGTCCCGATAATTAAACTAACTACTGAAGAGGATAAAAAGTGAATTATTTAAGTGCTCCGAACTAATTGCATGATCAAATTGAGTTAATATCGATCTCTGGGATATCTCCTAACTTACTTCGATCAGTCGCCCAATCTATTGCACCAATTGTAGCCTACTTATTTAATGCCTGCATCAGGCATGGTACATACCCTATGCCTCTGAAAAGAGTTAAAATATCGCTCCTTTACAAAGGTAAAGGTAAAATATAGGCCGATATCCCTGGTTCCAGCAGTCAGTAAGGTTCTAGAAGTAGGTTTGAACAGAAGGCTCCTATCCTTTATCGAACAACGCAACGTAATGACGGAGAGACAATACGCATATAGGGCCGGGCGCGCCACCATCGACCTGGTGTGCGAAGTGATGTGGCGCGTGCTGAGCGCGCGCGAAGCTGGCCAGCACGTAGCGCTGCTATGCTGCGACCTCTCGCGCGCGTTCGACACCGCCGACCACCAGCTTATAGCCGACAAACTGAGCTTCTATGGTATTCGAGGTCCGGCCCTGTCCCTGCTAACATCGTTCATGTCCGACCGCTCGCAAGTCGTTGTCGCTGAAAGCGGAAGGCTCAAATCATCTGAGATGACGAATGCGATGGGTGTACCACAGGGCTCGTGCCTGTCGAACACACTGTCCAGCTTGCTGCTCAACGACCTGCCCCCCGCAATACATGACGCGGAGATATATATGTACGCTGACGACGTGGCCACCATAGTCACTGCGCCGACCACAGGAGAACTGGAGCTAAAATTAAACTCCGTAGTTCGGAGGCTCGAGTTGTGGTTCCGACTGAACGGATTAGCATTAAATAGAGATAAGACATGTTTCCTCTCATTCCAGCTCAACGGCTCGGCACCATCGGCGTACCTAGTCACTGCTGACCAAACCACCCTGCAGATGGTCCAATCGACTAAACTACTAGGCTTCCAAATAGATAGCGGCCTCACTTGGGACCAGCATATCGATGAGATCTGCTCCAGGCTCGGCCGCGCATGCTTTGCACTCCGTCGCCTCGCAAGCACCGCGTCTCGCAGCGTCGTATTATCGTGCTACTTCGCGACAGTCCATAGCCTCATCACCTACGGCGTGGAGCTGTGGGCGCGGGCGGCTGACGCCGAGCGAGTCTTCAGGATGCAGAAGCGGGCGATACGAGCCATCGCGGGTGTGCCCGAGGACGCGTCGTGCAGAGAGTTGTTCaaagaattaaatattttgcctCTTACCTGTGAGCACATCTTCCAAGTAGCtctcttcacacataaaaattaCCATGCGTTTAGGCAACGAGGTGTGAACGAATCCCGCGCGATGCGTAGCAATAAGCTTGCCCATCTCCTCGTCACCCCCGCTCATAAACTCAGTAAGTCAGTAAGGTCGGTATACATCTCGGGCCCGTCGGTGTATAACAGACTGCCTgacgtaataaaaaaagatgCAACTTCTACGGTAGTCTTCAAGTCTAGATTACGCAAGTGGCTTCTTAGTCACACCTTTTACTCCATAAGCGAGTTCTATGAACTGCctaatatataattatctaGTCACTGTTTGAATGTTTTATGTGTATAATCAGaacaaatatgtaattaattttaaaatgcgaTATTATAGAATGTACGTACGTACCTGACATGTAACTtggtgttattaataaattatttgtatttgtatttgtaatgtcGATTTAAAAAATTAAGCATTTATTTAGAGGCCGCTAACAAGTACattgatttccatacaaaacgaTACGTAAATGAGACTTGAatattcaaatttaatataatgaagaaaattaaagttaattttttcGTCGAAGAATTCTATTGAGGTTTACAAATTTGTTTTATCTTCGAATATCGTCCTCAAGGTCAATTCGAGAATGAAAATTTGGCTAAAATGTGTATCGTTAGAGTTGTTGGTTTGAGACCGCGTCAGTCATGTATTCATTAAACCTACCACCTACCAATATTGTCTTTCTGATCGCCATCGCCAATAAAACCATCATATTATAGGTTTTCTTAACAGATTCTCGAAATAGACAAACCTTTTGGAACTGAAAAGATCCACTTCAAATGGCTAAcaaatttttcaacttccactGATATAATGGGTGCATAGCGGAAATATGGAAAATGATTAACGTTGAAGATAACAGGATTGTCGATATTTTCATTTTGTCAAGCACTAACAACATGATGTTTGAGCTAGAAAAATCTCTGTCTTTAGAATTCACAAAGATACCTAAggacttaaattaatttttaacaagcagaaacgtctgcgatcgatgctattaagcttagaataaatttaaaagtggaaaatccagaggccgtgagttcaagtctcacccagggcagtaatttttccacttttaaacctAAGGACTTGAATGTATCGCTATACACGCGACTTTGATGGCATTTTGTTTTTGATGAGATTTAATATTGCAAAGGCTGTAATCCGGGCGACCAGCGCGGCGTCCCGCGGCGGCCCAGGACGTGGACCGGCGTCGGGAAAACTTTCATTTTATCACATTTGTTACCCGGACCCTGAATTCATTTTATGTTACCTTCGGACTTAATTAAACAATACGAAATATTCCGCCCGCGTTCACAGctcttgtaataaaatattttttttcaacgcTATCCAAATTAAGACAAATAGTGCTAtttcatttgaaataataaCAGAAAGACGTCAGTTTTAAgttgaagttattttttaattggctGTAGCTGAGGAACACAATGATCATAATGAACATAATGATcgagcaaaataaacaaaatgaagAAAAGTAACATCAATCTGAGGTGTTCATAATGTTTTCATACGAGGGCGGGTTGATACGTTTCCGAAATGAAgacgaaaaaaaaccggccaactgcgagtcggactcgcgctcgaagggttccgtaccattacgcaaaaaacggcaaaaaaatcacgtagccccacttaaatattcattttattctgtttttagtattgttgttatagcggcaacagaaatacatcatctgtgaaaatttcaactgttagctatcacggttcataagatacagcctggtgacatacggacagacagacagacggacggacggcagagtcttaataatagggtccagtttttaccctttgggtacggtaccctaaaaacaaagatatttgaatctaatttattttttctaaattttatatCAGCCTCCTTCACATTCTAGTGTATACGACAAAAATGCGTACAACATGTGTATTAGTTATATTAaaatttctattctatttatatttctatttcaatttaGCAATAAGATTAAACAtggatgtcaaaaaattgctttTATAGTGTGAGGGAATTTTTAGAGCACAATTTTTTTAcgcaaatagaataaaataatattttaagtagCAGAGATTATGTATATATCTTGacatcttattattaatttattttcccaatgacttttaataaattatacacgacatccattttataatttgactttaatataaaattttaatttatcgatgttacttatacctaatattcaaatttttacaagtggatatttttttaactatcaaAAACTAACCCactgtttttattttctgtctattgttttctatattttacttttattttattaaaattattaaattgtcaattatttgcatgtcaTGTCTTCCACTGAATACAGATACTTACATGTAaaaccttttctgttgtcatcGTTCCatacgtattctggcaaataaagaaattctttTCTATAATATATTGAAAACATATTCCGGCGAGCTGTTTACAAACTCTGCTGTCTTCCTAGGTAGTTATCGAAGCTCtttcaatacaatatttttactttCGTGTTCTAATATTAAACTTcgaactatttttttcaatacTTAATTGAGAAAGATTGCAAATTACGATACAGAAGGAATTTATATCAACCCACCCTCGTATCCTTGATATTCACGGCGcaattcgggaaatgaattagagattcactatagatattaaatagtaaagcggcttatggcggctggcgcttacaaattattgcggcgctatgcgacgtaagcgccatccaatattaattggagttgcgttaataatagcggaagcgccaaccgccataaggtacctttacccgtgggacatCACATATCAttatatctagtgaatctctaattcatttcccgaatcgcgccgtcagTCTACTGAGCGTTGTTACTgaaaattatgaatatttatcAGGCAACGCTACTGCTaaccttacctaacctaactaactctcaataaaaataaaatcactgTTTAGGTAGCCAAGCTGATTACATACTCTTTTCCTTGTTCAATTCAATTAGAAAATGAAGTTTAATATTAGAAGATTTAATAAAaggttacttaaaaaaaaaacagattacaAAGCtcacaggccaatttgaacgtacactgacatcaaaatatCACCTAAATGAATCCAGTTGTGCATTTTTCTcctacttgtccgtacatgtaatggcgcgagcgagacgcacgataattaaatgacatcattcagataccATTCTTATGTCAgggtacgttcgaattggcatgTTAGATGCTTAAATTAATTTAGATAAATAGTACCTAAGCAAGATTTCTATAATTTGTTGTCACTAAAGCAATAAGGCGAAACacaaagaaatagttatttgtgcaacaagagaggaaagttggtttttcttgcgagtgtttattttgaatcccgagaaagcgaaagattctataattgaatcacgagcgaagcgagtgattctcaggtagaatcttgagcgtagcgagggactcaaaaacacgagatgtaaaataactttgctctcgtgttgcacacataatttttcacctcagtagtgagaacatattaaaggttaaaatgtatatcgaattacacagaataaacagaaaaaaaagtattataatatgtacgatacgatacgagacgagacgagaccggaccgaaccggaccggaccgaaccgtaccgtaccgtaccataccataaaaaaaatgtaataaaagtatgaagttcatggccttcactaaattaaaaagctacattgtttcactccctggagtgaggaaagtcgcactttcctcactccagggagtgacgaaagtaggcttgttcgagctgctgaggtgaaaaggaTATTTTCCAGCACTGCACTTACGAATGCAGCATTGTACAGTGAATTAATtctattcataatttctccatgcaatttcgaacctcactgtacctaTAGACTAAAATAATTTGTGTGACtcctttttaataaaaatggaagGAACTACAAATTTTAAAGGTAATACGAGTATAAATGTTCCTCAAAAGAGTCAGTAAAAGGAGTACGAGTAAGGTAACCCAACGGTATCGGGGCTAGTTATGAATTTTAAATCACTAGCCGGCTTGCACTACCAGTATGTTGAAACGTTGACGGCCGGCTCAGAACGTTGCTATGAAATTCGTTAATTATTTCACAGAGTGTCGGATGTTAGCATGTTAGTGTATACAATGATAGTACCTACGTGTATATGTATTTCACACTAACTAAATGTCAAAGTTTGTAAAGAAAGCGttacctaaatattatttttcaaaaatatcaggtttttaattatttaccgtAAGACGAAAAATAAACTCATAACACTTTGTAATATTCGAAAGTGCCaataatgtaagtacctaagggccacttgcaccatcccactaacccggggttaagcggttaaacctataacccagtgtcaaattgtactggtaaccatggtaactccaggtttaaccggttgaccccgggttagtgggatggtgcaagtgggcctaatgGTATAATTTTGAATAAACATTTGTGATGAGAACGGgatatcaaaaatcaaaatcaaatcaaaatatttttattcggtagcttaaaaaaacacaaattacaatgccaatggtgcctctttttaagtgagaaaacacttgtgctaagagagcaccgctcttccacgccattttttttttttaacattaacaaaacaactaaacatgatttcaatgtacctataattatacTACTATAGAGTACTTAATATAGaaaagatgtgtgtgtgtgtgtgtgtgtgtgtgtgtgtgtgtgtgtgtgtgtgtgtgtgtgtgtgtgtgtgtgtgtgtgtgtgtgtgtgtttgggTCTGTACTAATGTTCGCTATACTTATTTTGAATTAAGTTTTCTATGTCGTTGTAGCTTTTAGTTTGTAACCATTTAGTTAACCTACTTTTACACTCGTATGTAGTGCAGGAATAAATGTCAATGTGTTTGTTAATTTGATTATATAGACTGCAAGATTGTGCCTGTTGCTGTCTTCTGGCAAATGCAGTTTTCACTGTATGGGTTTTAATTACATTAGTCTTTTTCCTACGTGTGCATGTATTGTCTTTTTTGTATGTGGTTCGCTTGTGTGTTTTTAGAATAAGATTTAGAATATACAATTTTCTTACAGATAATAGATTGCAGAGTAAATAGAGGTCGTTAGTAGGGAATCTGAATGGCTTTTGGTGCATGACTTTTAGCAATGCTCTTTGAGCTCTCTCAAGCTCAAGAAACTTAGTCTTTGTGGCACCACCCCATACAGAGATACAATATGTGATGACGGATTGAGCCAGCGATACGTAAACTTGATTTAGCACAGCTTTTGTTACTACATGCCTAAGATTTTTGAAAGTCCAGGTCAGTTTGCGGATCCTATTCATTATGTTCTCAGCATGAAGATGCCATGTGAGGCGCTGGTCAATTGTAACTCCAAGGTATTTTGTGTATTCCACTTTGCAAATAGATGGGCAGGAGCAGATGGCCAGTGAGTTGCCGCAATTATGTATCCTAATTGAGAATTCTTTCTCTGGCTGTGAACGGTTACAGTTGGCGAAGCAAATAAAGTTGGTTTTGATGGTGTTAAGGGTGAGCAAGTGTCTCTGCAGCCAGTTAGCGATTTTTGTGAGGCCAAGTTCTGCAGAGAGGCGGACCTCCTCCCACGTGTCTCCTGAGAATACCACAGCTGTGTCATCTGCATAAGTAAATATAGTTCCCGCCTCAATAGACATGTTGCATAgttcatttatataaactaggaACAGCGTAGGGCCTAGAACACTACCTTGTGGCACTCCGTAGGATATGGGGCTTTCATCACTGATGCAATCACCAAGTTTGACCTTCTGTGTTCGGTTCTGGAGGTAACTACTAAAGAGAGATAGAGAGGTGCCTCTTATGCCTTTCTTTTCCAAGATGTTAATAAGGATGGGAACCGACACGGTGTCAAACGCCTTTTTCAGGTCTAGAAAAACCgataaacattttttgtttttatctacGTTATTAATTATAAGCTCAGATAGTGCCGTTACAGCGTCCTCCGTTGAAATACCTTTTCTGAAGCCGTATTGTGCTTTCGATAGgatgttaaatttatttaggtaattggtTAGTCTATTGTTTATCAGTTTTTCCAGAACCTTCGAGAGAGCGGGTAGGACCGATATTGGCCTgtaattagatatgtcacttTTGCTTCCTCCCTTGTAAATAGGGGTAATGACCGCTTGTTTAAGGGCGTCAGGAAATACTCCCTGTTCAAAGCACAGGTTTGCCATATATGATATTATAGGGACTACGGTATTACTGgccatttttaaaaattgagTTGAGATGCCATCCCATCCAGGAGCACTACTTGATTTTAAGTTGGACAAGACTGAGAGTACTTCGCTGGAATCTGTTTCTAATAAAGCAAAAGAGTTCACGACAGTGTTATTTGAAGTCGAATCATCGAGTGCTACATGACTTATTGGATTACTAGTAGCCGGTGGAATAAGTTCAGCGAGAGATTTACCGATGTCAGAAAAATACTGGTTGACAGCGTTTATTGACTCCGTAGGCGATTCTCTGATGTCTAGTAGCTCTTTATTCTCAGTTCTAACAGGTTTGCGGTTAGTTATCTTATTTATCGCTTTCCAGAGCATCTTAGGGTTGTTACTAGCTTTATCTAATTATTCCTTTTCGTATTTTCTTTTTAGGTTTTTGGTTAGGGTATTGCAGTAATTGCGGTATCttttataagtaatttttagTACGATATTGTCTGGATTCCTTTGAACATTTTTCTGCATATAGTTCCTATTCCTGATGCATCTTAGAATTCCTGGGGTAATCCATGGTTTAATGATGCGATTACTCCTTGGAATTAAAGTGACAGTAGTGTTTTCCAAGAGGCATCGCctaattttttgtataaacaTTTCCGTTAGTGTATTAGGATCATTTAAACCGAATAATTCTGCTAGGTTGTCTTTTAGGAGAGTACTGTGCGCATTCTCgaaatttactttaattttctttttattatagCATTTAGGGATATCAGTGCTACCTATTTTAAGAAGTATCATCGCGTGGTCAGTTATCGTTGTGTCTAGAACTAGAGTTTTAGCGTTCGAGTGATTATTGTCGAGCTTCAACATAAAATGGTCAAGGCAAGCACCTTCCCTTGTGGGTAGTATATGTCCAGGTAACAAGCCGTGCATTGCCAACATATTAAGGTAGTTTAGTCTGTTAGCCTGTTCAAAAGATTGCTCATTGGTTTTTTCTCCTATATTGATATTAATATCTCcggttatataatattgtcttcggttaccgcgatagttactcatgaaataaaactatgaaaacggattatatcgcgtatattgaatttataatacatcccgacgtttcgaactctttacagcgttcgtggtcaacgggtgactgaggaaaaattacaaaatgcaaaaaatacccacatactaaaataatgaacaatcatagactacaaactttaaggctggttgtacatgcaaaatcggttcataaggctagttatacactataattatttttcaagtaaagatatatatatatacgcgataaaaataaactatgccggctccaaccctacaccacggacccgagaagatttaattccctcctaaattgtaggagggtatcccaatatgggaccggcaacaaactcggcgggacacatcttttcaaaacatcagaatgtccagcatcatccaacactacggtctcacagtctatgtctcgcttgctcctttatcaggtggactacagaatcccaagctggtggtagagaaaagccatcttccctattaaagtttggatatttcttaatctcaatggcctcgcgcagcattctgggtatgtaacgcttctccttggcaagaaccagag
This genomic stretch from Cydia strobilella chromosome 6, ilCydStro3.1, whole genome shotgun sequence harbors:
- the LOC134742322 gene encoding uncharacterized protein LOC134742322, translating into MTERQYAYRAGRATIDLVCEVMWRVLSAREAGQHVALLCCDLSRAFDTADHQLIADKLSFYGIRGPALSLLTSFMSDRSQVVVAESGRLKSSEMTNAMGVPQGSCLSNTLSSLLLNDLPPAIHDAEIYMYADDVATIVTAPTTGELELKLNSVVRRLELWFRLNGLALNRDKTCFLSFQLNGSAPSAYLVTADQTTLQMVQSTKLLGFQIDSGLTWDQHIDEICSRLGRACFALRRLASTASRSVVLSCYFATVHSLITYGVELWARAADAERVFRMQKRAIRAIAGVPEDASCRELFKELNILPLTCEHIFQVALFTHKNYHAFRQRGVNESRAMRSNKLAHLLVTPAHKLSKSVRSVYISGPSVYNRLPDVIKKDATSTVVFKSRLRKWLLSHTFYSISEFYELPNI